The genomic segment GAAAATGTCGGTGAACGGAGCTCCGCTACCACCGCTTCCTGTGCGTTTTGTTATTTCACTTGTACACCAAGAATAAGTTTCGCAAAAATCCGTTTTATAAATTGCTAACTTACTATATAGCATATTTTTACAAACAGAAGTTaattttttaagtatttgttttcattattataTTGAAATGTGTTAAAAGCGATAAGTTTTTATCTTAGAAATTGTTTGTAGGTTTTGTTTCACAGTCCTGTGGCTGTTAGGATGATTTGGTTATGCGTATGTAGCTTGCTTCGATATTAAAATGGCGGATGTCTCAAGTAATGACCGCAAAATAAAGCTTACTAAAAACGGAAAAGTTGTAAAACGGCGATCTCGGAACCCAGAAGGTAAGTACAAAGATAACACATTTAGTAAATGTACTATCTTATTAGCAGTATCGTGATTAACTTAAATATGACTTTATTTGATTTTTCCTTTGCGAAATGGTCTAATTTTGCCTCTTATTACTTTCTTGACACGTAAGACCAAGACTTACAATAGTTTCTCTTAAAGTTTTTGGAGCTAATGTTTTAGATATACCGATCAATCATTATTTTTCAATATGTAACTGATTTGGATATCGCGTACAAAGACTAACAAAGACGCCATCCCATGTACGTACAACTGTCGATGtcggatatacataatatgatacattgtatatttatttatgaacacGGGTTGCTCCTTTATTGAAACATGCTATATTGTTAATGCAATACTTCGTTTTCAGAATGgcacaaacaaaaacaaaaacgtcTCCGTATAGCTGGGCTCGAGTACATAAATGCAAATGGCAAGATAGTTCCTCCAAAGCAGCCTGGCCCCGACTGCAATTGCCGCCGTAAATGTTTCCAGAAAGTGCCTGAAGATATCAGATTGAGAACATTCCACGGTTTTTATTCCATGAAAACACATGATGAGCAAAATGCTTACTTGTTTGGCCTCATGCGCCAAGTGGATGTTAAGCGCAAGAGAGTCAAGGCTAGCAGCAGGCGTACTTGCACCTTCGAATATTTCATCCGCGTTAAGGGACGTGAGACCCAGGTCTGCCAGACtgcttttaaaaatattcatGCTATTACCGAACGAAAAGTTCGAGTACTGTGCAAGAAAATGGATGATGGAGTTATGTTTCCTAGTGACAACCGCGGGAAAAACAGCCATCGTCGCTCTGGAGAAGTACGGCTACCAAATACAGTCATTGAGCAAATTAAAAATCACATTTACTCCATTGTTCATACCCACCGTCTCAAGGACTTCATAAGGCTGGATAAAATAGCAGGTTTGGAGATCAATATCTCCAAGATGTGGAAAGATTACATTAAGACATATGATCCAGAAAACATAACAGCCACCATGCCCAAGTCTAAAAGAGGCTCTGAAATTGCTCTGCCAAATGAAATGCCCACACAACCTCCACAACCACCTGTCACTCAAGAACCATTTGCCCCACTTACTTATCCAGGCAGTGGACATCTTGTCAACTTGGCAGAAAACTATTTCCAGAATCAGTATCAGTCGGCAGCACTGGCCTCTACTGGCACTCAAACAAACTTCTATCAGACCCAAAATGGAGCCCAGAGTATGGGCATTCTACTTCACTCCTCTGCTGCAGCACGCCCTGCCCCACCAACAACTGCTTACATTGTGCTACAGACAAAACCAGAGCCATCATCATCTCAGAATCCTGCTATTGCTTACAATCAACAAAATCCAGGTCAAGAGAGGGAGGAACCAGCAAAAGAGAAAAAAGTAAAGAAAGAGAGAAGGAGGGGTCCCCTGGTAAAGCAGTGGAGATACACTAACATCTTCCACTATGAGATTAATGGAGCAGCTCTAGCAGCAATTAAAACAAGATTGGGCATGTACTATGCTGAGAGTGATGCTGCAAGGAAAAAGGCCAAGCAGGGTCGTCCTGTAGAAGGTCCATCTACTGCCCAGACACCAGTTGAACAAATACGGCCTACTCACACTGTTACTATTTACACCTAAAAATTATTGCTGAGTCTACTGCTATAGGTGACAACTTGTGCATGTTTAGCAGGACTAACAAACAGCAGAATTTAAAGATGATAAACATGACATGCTGTCACATCTGTTAGAGTAACTAGGATTAGCCTGATATATTTAAGAcataattatgaaaataatgaCTTGAAGTTGTTATCTATTAATATTTGGATAATGGTTTGCCTTAACATATAAAATTCCTACAAGGCAAATAGTAagtttaatttgattttttctgAGTAGTTACCTACTGCTAGATGACAGTCAGCTTTCGACTTTGTTTACTGTATGGATTTAGTGACTACTGAGAAAAACTTATAAGTATGTAAAATTGCAGCTAACAGATATTTGCTTGTAAGctttttttattactactaGACACCTGCATTATTGAACTAGGAACCAAGCTATCTGTGTCATTTAgattacataattttatttgtacttGTAGTGCAATTTCGCATTTCATAAATCAAGATCATGTATCTATCTATGGCACATAAAGTTGAGTCCCAGGAATTTACTAATTCATGATTATACTGCCCTAGGCTAAGTATCGAACTACATTATTATAGGAAATAATCTCAGTAATACTAATAATCATGTGCATCTGTGCAACGTATCTTATGCAATTAAATAtatgatattatttataaacactTTGTTTCATTTTTCCCTTTTGTAAGTAGAATGGTGCACCCATACTGACTGTTATAAAACATTGTGTGGcagggacagcgcgatggcATTGACATTACGCTATCCTTGTCAGTGTTATCATctcagtgtgggagcaccattagaATGTGAATTTAACCCTTacatgcatggtgatgtatatgc from the Leguminivora glycinivorella isolate SPB_JAAS2020 chromosome 8, LegGlyc_1.1, whole genome shotgun sequence genome contains:
- the LOC125228639 gene encoding uncharacterized protein LOC125228639 isoform X1, with the translated sequence MADVSSNDRKIKLTKNGKVVKRRSRNPEEWHKQKQKRLRIAGLEYINANGKIVPPKQPGPDCNCRRKCFQKVPEDIRLRTFHGFYSMKTHDEQNAYLFGLMRQVDVKRKRVKASSRRTCTFEYFIRVKGRETQVCQTAFKNIHAITERKVRVLCKKMDDGVMFPSDNRGKNSHRRSGEVRLPNTVIEQIKNHIYSIVHTHRLKDFIRLDKIAGLEINISKMWKDYIKTYDPENITATMPKSKRGSEIALPNEMPTQPPQPPVTQEPFAPLTYPGSGHLVNLAENYFQNQYQSAALASTGTQTNFYQTQNGAQSMGILLHSSAAARPAPPTTAYIVLQTKPEPSSSQNPAIAYNQQNPGQEREEPAKEKKVKKERRRGPLVKQWRYTNIFHYEINGAALAAIKTRLGMYYAESDAARKKAKQGRPVEGPSTAQTPVEQIRPTHTVTIYT
- the LOC125228639 gene encoding uncharacterized protein LOC125228639 isoform X2, with the protein product MKTHDEQNAYLFGLMRQVDVKRKRVKASSRRTCTFEYFIRVKGRETQVCQTAFKNIHAITERKVRVLCKKMDDGVMFPSDNRGKNSHRRSGEVRLPNTVIEQIKNHIYSIVHTHRLKDFIRLDKIAGLEINISKMWKDYIKTYDPENITATMPKSKRGSEIALPNEMPTQPPQPPVTQEPFAPLTYPGSGHLVNLAENYFQNQYQSAALASTGTQTNFYQTQNGAQSMGILLHSSAAARPAPPTTAYIVLQTKPEPSSSQNPAIAYNQQNPGQEREEPAKEKKVKKERRRGPLVKQWRYTNIFHYEINGAALAAIKTRLGMYYAESDAARKKAKQGRPVEGPSTAQTPVEQIRPTHTVTIYT